The following proteins are co-located in the Thermus thermophilus HB8 genome:
- the thrB gene encoding homoserine kinase, protein MDLPRLYVPATLANLGSGFDALGVALDLYLEVEAHPAPEDAFLYEGEGHVEGTDNLIHEGYRAGMRALGLEPFPLRVRAFNPIPLARGMGSSSAALVAGVALADRLSGGRLGREGVFRVAAGLEGHPDNVAPAVYGGFVAALSDPPLAIPLPRPEGVRFVLAVPPYEVPTPLAREALPREVPLEDAIYNLARSALWPAALSSGRLEALREACRDRLHQPHRAHLMPGVLEAIEGALEAGALAAFVGGAGPTLAALARAGEEAPVIRALSAYRGPEGRTLVLGIGEGYFWKET, encoded by the coding sequence ATGGACCTCCCCCGCCTCTACGTCCCCGCCACCCTGGCCAACCTGGGCTCGGGCTTTGACGCCTTGGGGGTGGCCCTGGACCTCTACCTCGAGGTGGAGGCCCACCCCGCCCCGGAGGACGCCTTCCTCTACGAGGGGGAAGGCCATGTGGAGGGTACAGACAACCTGATCCACGAGGGGTACCGGGCCGGGATGCGGGCCCTGGGGCTAGAGCCCTTCCCCTTGCGGGTGCGGGCCTTCAACCCCATCCCCCTGGCCCGGGGCATGGGAAGCTCCTCCGCCGCCTTAGTGGCCGGGGTGGCCCTGGCGGACCGGCTTTCCGGGGGGAGGCTTGGGCGGGAGGGGGTCTTCCGGGTGGCGGCGGGGCTCGAGGGCCATCCCGACAACGTGGCCCCGGCGGTCTACGGGGGCTTCGTGGCCGCCCTGAGCGACCCCCCCTTGGCCATCCCCCTGCCGAGGCCCGAAGGGGTGCGCTTCGTCCTGGCCGTCCCCCCCTACGAGGTCCCCACCCCCTTGGCCCGGGAGGCCCTGCCCCGGGAGGTGCCCCTGGAGGACGCCATCTACAACCTGGCAAGAAGCGCCCTCTGGCCCGCGGCGCTTTCCTCGGGGAGGCTCGAGGCCCTGAGGGAGGCCTGCCGCGACCGGCTCCACCAGCCCCACCGGGCCCACCTCATGCCCGGGGTCCTGGAGGCGATAGAAGGCGCGCTAGAGGCCGGGGCCCTGGCGGCCTTCGTGGGCGGGGCGGGGCCCACCCTGGCCGCCCTGGCGCGCGCCGGGGAGGAAGCCCCCGTGATCCGGGCCCTTTCCGCCTACCGGGGCCCGGAAGGGCGCACGCTGGTATTGGGCATAGGGGAGGGATACTTTTGGAAGGAGACCTGA
- a CDS encoding DUF4388 domain-containing protein, with translation MEGDLKAIPLTEVLELVHAHRRSGVLEVRTGPLPLTLRFALGEVVGASILDWEGPDALFAFPLHPEEGVFRFVPKRPPEAAQALMPFSVLLGEWARVNDEWDRFRTLIDSPSRVLEAIRPGEPYGAFLGGKSVRAAAKAWGVPLIIAMERAYMGVREGDLYPLRRYSWFALRIRHVGRKTKTLEEFGHLAALLDGSRNLGEIVAEGVPLGLVRRYLIRALAQEELTPPGRGWLLRDLLWEAEKEAE, from the coding sequence TTGGAAGGAGACCTGAAGGCCATCCCCCTGACCGAGGTCCTGGAGCTGGTCCACGCCCATAGGCGCTCCGGGGTCCTGGAGGTGCGCACCGGGCCCCTTCCCCTCACCCTCCGCTTCGCCCTGGGGGAGGTGGTGGGGGCGAGCATCCTGGACTGGGAAGGGCCGGACGCCCTCTTCGCCTTCCCCCTCCACCCGGAGGAGGGAGTCTTCCGCTTCGTGCCCAAGAGGCCCCCGGAGGCGGCCCAGGCCCTGATGCCCTTTTCCGTCCTCCTCGGGGAGTGGGCCCGGGTGAACGACGAGTGGGACCGGTTCCGCACCCTCATTGACTCCCCGAGCCGGGTCCTCGAGGCCATCCGCCCCGGGGAGCCCTACGGCGCCTTCCTCGGAGGGAAAAGCGTGCGGGCCGCGGCCAAGGCCTGGGGCGTTCCCCTCATCATCGCCATGGAGCGGGCCTACATGGGGGTGCGGGAAGGCGACCTCTACCCCCTCCGCCGCTACAGCTGGTTCGCCCTCCGCATCCGGCACGTGGGGAGGAAGACCAAGACCCTGGAGGAGTTCGGCCACCTCGCCGCCCTCCTGGACGGCTCCCGCAACCTGGGGGAGATCGTGGCCGAAGGGGTCCCCCTCGGCTTGGTGCGCCGCTACCTCATCCGGGCCCTGGCCCAGGAAGAGCTAACCCCCCCGGGACGGGGGTGGCTCCTCAGGGACCTGCTTTGGGAAGCCGAGAAGGAGGCCGAATAG
- a CDS encoding 30S ribosomal protein THX, with protein MGKGDRRTRRGKIWRGTYGKYRPRKKK; from the coding sequence ATGGGCAAGGGCGACCGCAGGACCCGGCGCGGCAAGATCTGGCGCGGCACCTACGGCAAGTACCGGCCCCGGAAGAAGAAGTAG
- the rpsT gene encoding 30S ribosomal protein S20, translated as MAQKKPKRNLSALKRHRQSLKRRLRNKAKKSAIKTLSKKAIQLAQEGKAEEALKIMRKAESLIDKAAKGSTLHKNAAARRKSRLMRKVRQLLEAAGAPLIGGGLSA; from the coding sequence ATGGCGCAGAAGAAGCCCAAGAGGAACCTTTCCGCCCTTAAGCGGCACCGGCAGTCCCTGAAGCGCCGGCTCCGCAACAAGGCCAAGAAGTCGGCCATCAAGACCCTCAGCAAGAAGGCCATCCAGCTGGCCCAGGAGGGCAAGGCGGAAGAGGCCCTGAAGATCATGCGCAAGGCCGAAAGCCTCATTGACAAGGCGGCGAAGGGCTCCACCCTGCACAAGAACGCCGCTGCCCGCAGGAAGTCCCGGCTGATGCGCAAGGTCCGTCAGCTGCTCGAGGCCGCGGGGGCGCCCCTCATTGGCGGCGGCCTCAGCGCCTAA
- the tyrS gene encoding tyrosine--tRNA ligase — translation MAGTGHTPEEALALLKRGAEEIVPEEELLAKLKEGRPLTVKLGADPTRPDLHLGHAVVLRKMRQFQELGHKVVLIIGDFTGMIGDPSGRSKTRPPLTLEETRENAKTYVAQAGKILRQEPHLFELRYNSEWLEGLTFKEVVRLTSLMTVAQMLEREDFKKRYEAGIPISLHELLYPFAQAYDSVAIRADVEMGGTDQRFNLLVGREVQRAYGQSPQVCFLMPLLVGLDGREKMSKSLDNYIGLTEPPEAMFKKLMRVPDPLLPSYFRLLTDLEEEEIEALLKAGPVPAHRVLARLLTAAYALPQIPPRIDRAFYESLGYAWEAFGRDKEAGPEEVRRAEARYDEVAKGGIPEEIPEVTIPASELKEGRIWVARLFTLAGLTPSNAEARRLIQNRGLRLDGEVLTDPMLQVDLSRPRILQRGKDRFVRVRLSD, via the coding sequence ATGGCGGGCACCGGCCACACCCCGGAAGAGGCCCTGGCCCTCCTCAAGCGGGGGGCCGAGGAGATCGTCCCCGAGGAAGAGCTTCTCGCCAAGCTCAAGGAGGGGCGGCCCCTCACGGTCAAGCTCGGAGCCGACCCCACGAGGCCCGACCTGCACCTGGGCCACGCGGTGGTCCTGAGGAAGATGCGCCAGTTCCAGGAGCTCGGCCACAAGGTGGTCCTCATCATCGGCGACTTCACCGGGATGATCGGGGACCCTTCGGGCCGTTCCAAGACCCGGCCCCCCCTCACCCTGGAGGAGACCCGGGAGAACGCCAAGACCTACGTGGCCCAGGCGGGGAAGATCCTCAGGCAGGAGCCCCACCTCTTTGAGCTCCGCTACAACTCCGAGTGGCTGGAGGGCCTCACCTTCAAGGAGGTGGTGCGCCTCACCTCCCTCATGACCGTGGCCCAGATGCTGGAAAGGGAGGACTTCAAGAAGCGGTACGAGGCGGGGATTCCCATCTCCCTGCACGAGCTTTTGTACCCCTTCGCCCAGGCCTACGACTCCGTGGCCATAAGGGCCGACGTGGAAATGGGGGGCACGGACCAGCGCTTCAACCTCCTGGTGGGCCGGGAGGTGCAACGGGCCTACGGGCAAAGCCCCCAGGTCTGCTTCCTCATGCCCCTTCTCGTGGGCCTTGACGGGCGGGAGAAGATGAGCAAGAGCCTGGACAACTACATCGGCCTCACCGAGCCCCCGGAGGCGATGTTCAAGAAGCTCATGCGGGTGCCGGACCCTCTCCTCCCGAGCTACTTCCGGCTTCTCACGGACCTGGAGGAGGAGGAAATAGAGGCCCTCCTAAAGGCGGGCCCCGTCCCCGCCCACCGGGTCCTCGCCCGCCTCCTCACCGCGGCCTACGCCCTGCCCCAGATCCCCCCCCGGATAGACCGGGCCTTTTACGAAAGCCTCGGCTACGCCTGGGAGGCCTTCGGGCGGGACAAGGAGGCGGGCCCCGAGGAGGTAAGGAGGGCGGAAGCCCGCTACGACGAGGTGGCCAAAGGGGGAATCCCCGAGGAGATCCCCGAGGTCACCATCCCCGCCTCGGAGCTGAAGGAAGGCCGGATCTGGGTGGCGAGGCTTTTTACCTTAGCGGGCCTCACCCCCTCCAACGCCGAGGCGAGGAGGCTCATCCAGAACCGGGGCCTGAGGCTGGACGGGGAGGTCCTCACCGACCCCATGCTCCAGGTGGACCTCTCCCGGCCCCGCATCCTGCAGCGGGGCAAGGACCGCTTCGTGCGGGTGCGGCTTTCGGACTGA
- a CDS encoding Rieske 2Fe-2S domain-containing protein has translation MKRRDLVFYLPVAVAGGFFAWFGVRTYNLRFRPRPEAGTPTWKAGPRVAVARLGELGVWQARPFLYPLPLGELKAFLLRLPEPAPGGLSVGEEHYLALSRICTHQGCTVNFVPDPEAASLLYNFRYERPFLGCPCHFGAFDPLLGGKAVYGPPRFPLPRLRLEAEGETLYATGHEVPLRPMEGG, from the coding sequence ATGAAGCGGCGCGACCTCGTCTTCTACCTTCCCGTGGCGGTGGCCGGGGGGTTTTTCGCCTGGTTCGGGGTGCGCACCTACAACCTCCGCTTCCGTCCCCGACCCGAGGCGGGGACGCCGACCTGGAAGGCGGGGCCCAGGGTGGCCGTGGCCCGGCTCGGGGAGCTTGGGGTGTGGCAGGCGAGGCCCTTCCTCTACCCCCTTCCCCTGGGGGAGCTCAAGGCCTTCCTCCTCCGCCTTCCCGAGCCCGCTCCCGGGGGGCTTTCCGTGGGGGAGGAGCACTACCTGGCCTTAAGCCGCATCTGCACCCACCAGGGGTGCACGGTGAACTTCGTCCCCGACCCCGAGGCGGCCTCCCTCCTCTACAACTTCCGCTACGAGAGGCCCTTTTTGGGCTGCCCCTGCCACTTCGGGGCCTTTGACCCCCTGCTTGGGGGAAAGGCCGTCTACGGCCCCCCCCGGTTTCCCCTTCCCAGGCTCCGCCTCGAGGCGGAAGGGGAGACCCTCTACGCCACCGGGCACGAGGTGCCCCTAAGGCCCATGGAGGGGGGCTAA
- a CDS encoding c-type cytochrome produces the protein MMATLFFLALFLLGLLLALRPLLGPKEPFPEPPRREELLRELEVLKEEVEALEGEEKKRALARMVEVERLLEGYRPPAPRPFRPWPVALVLGAVVLLGVGLWRYTLPRLPGETTVTQRQEARELKALADKARRTGEVEDLLAWGRRAYELQAFDQAAEAYLEVLKKDPKNVEAVRRVGILLFMGGRPEEARIFLEIAQGADPEAAEGWLFLGNLYFQEGRMQEAIAAWEKYLEAGGEAKERVEALIAMAKAQAQGGKDGRSVYEARCAACHGLQGEGGVGPRLKGNPILKVPEAVREIVLQGRGTMPAVPLSEEELEALLGYLGSL, from the coding sequence ATGATGGCCACCCTGTTCTTCCTCGCCCTCTTTCTCCTCGGCCTCCTCCTCGCCCTAAGGCCCCTCCTCGGCCCCAAGGAGCCCTTCCCCGAGCCCCCAAGGCGGGAGGAGCTCCTTAGGGAGCTAGAGGTCCTCAAGGAGGAGGTGGAGGCCCTAGAGGGAGAGGAAAAGAAGCGGGCCCTCGCCCGCATGGTGGAGGTGGAAAGGCTTTTGGAGGGCTACCGTCCTCCCGCCCCCCGGCCCTTCCGCCCCTGGCCCGTGGCCCTGGTCCTGGGGGCCGTGGTCCTCCTCGGGGTGGGCCTTTGGCGCTACACCCTGCCCCGCCTGCCCGGGGAGACCACCGTGACCCAGCGCCAGGAAGCCCGGGAGCTCAAAGCCCTCGCCGACAAGGCCAGGCGCACGGGAGAGGTGGAGGACCTCCTCGCCTGGGGCCGCAGGGCCTACGAGCTCCAGGCCTTTGACCAGGCGGCGGAGGCCTACCTGGAGGTCCTGAAGAAAGACCCCAAGAACGTGGAGGCGGTGCGCCGGGTGGGGATCCTCCTCTTCATGGGGGGGAGGCCCGAGGAGGCGAGGATTTTCCTGGAAATCGCCCAGGGCGCCGACCCCGAGGCCGCCGAAGGGTGGCTTTTCCTGGGGAACCTCTACTTCCAGGAAGGGCGGATGCAGGAGGCCATCGCCGCCTGGGAGAAGTACCTGGAGGCCGGGGGCGAGGCCAAAGAGCGGGTGGAGGCCCTCATCGCCATGGCCAAAGCCCAAGCCCAAGGGGGAAAGGACGGGAGGAGCGTCTACGAAGCCCGTTGCGCTGCCTGCCACGGCCTTCAGGGGGAAGGGGGCGTGGGCCCAAGGCTTAAGGGGAACCCCATCCTGAAGGTGCCTGAAGCGGTGCGGGAGATCGTCCTCCAGGGCCGGGGGACGATGCCCGCCGTTCCCCTTTCCGAGGAGGAGCTTGAGGCCCTTTTGGGCTACCTGGGAAGCCTCTAG
- a CDS encoding cytochrome c-type biogenesis protein — MRWVVLLMAFLLPALAQEAPPPDLPPEVFRIARELRCPVCQGESAAESNSGVAVEMRRIIAEMLQEGKTEEEIKAFFVERYGEWILYAPPRRGVTLWVWVLPVLGLLLLGLGLFAYFRPKPLPKELLEEAERRLKEPPR; from the coding sequence ATGAGGTGGGTTGTTCTGCTCATGGCCTTTCTTCTTCCCGCCCTGGCCCAGGAAGCGCCGCCCCCAGACCTTCCCCCGGAGGTCTTCCGCATCGCCCGGGAGCTCCGCTGCCCCGTCTGCCAGGGGGAGTCGGCGGCGGAGAGCAACTCGGGGGTGGCGGTGGAGATGCGCCGGATCATCGCCGAGATGCTTCAGGAGGGGAAGACGGAGGAGGAGATCAAGGCCTTCTTCGTGGAGCGGTACGGGGAGTGGATCCTCTACGCGCCCCCGAGGCGGGGGGTGACCCTTTGGGTCTGGGTGCTCCCCGTCTTGGGGCTTCTCCTCCTCGGCCTCGGCCTCTTCGCCTACTTCCGGCCCAAGCCGCTTCCCAAGGAGCTCTTGGAGGAGGCGGAGCGCCGCCTTAAGGAGCCCCCGAGATGA
- a CDS encoding TlpA family protein disulfide reductase encodes MRGWLWLLVVLALGGLFWWGMQRNPEELPSVLAKERRPAPDFTLPLLPPYRAEWGEAFRLADHLGKRPIVLNFWASWCYPACYEEAPILEASWRRHREEVLFVGVNTQDKQEEALRFIAQFGLTFPQVYDPRGRVGVDYGMYGVPETFFIDREGRVLARHAGAIDEATLARYLEEALR; translated from the coding sequence GTGAGGGGGTGGCTCTGGCTCCTCGTGGTATTGGCCCTGGGAGGGCTTTTCTGGTGGGGGATGCAGCGGAACCCCGAGGAGCTCCCCTCCGTCCTGGCCAAGGAGCGGAGGCCCGCCCCCGACTTCACCCTCCCCCTCCTTCCCCCCTACCGGGCGGAGTGGGGGGAGGCCTTCCGCCTCGCCGACCACCTGGGCAAGAGGCCCATCGTCCTCAACTTCTGGGCGAGCTGGTGCTACCCCGCCTGCTACGAGGAGGCCCCCATTTTGGAGGCCTCCTGGCGCCGCCACCGGGAGGAGGTCCTCTTCGTGGGGGTGAACACCCAGGACAAGCAGGAGGAGGCCCTGAGGTTTATCGCCCAGTTCGGCCTCACCTTCCCCCAGGTCTACGATCCCCGGGGCCGGGTGGGCGTGGACTACGGGATGTACGGGGTGCCCGAGACCTTCTTCATTGACCGGGAGGGCCGGGTCCTCGCGCGGCACGCCGGGGCCATTGACGAGGCCACCCTGGCGCGTTACCTGGAGGAGGCGTTGCGATGA
- a CDS encoding heme lyase CcmF/NrfE family subunit, whose protein sequence is MTPALLGNLGVSLALAFSLLGLGLALLAYLQGDGRFLRGARALVFPAFLAALAAFLALEWALLVHDFSLAYVARNHSTKDPLWVTLVTPWAALEGSILLWGLLQTLYTLLASRKPLDPWRASLVLAVLFGIQVFFFGVMATIASPFETLPDPPPDGVGPNPLLQNHWMMAVHPVLMYLGFVGLSVPYAYAVAAMATRRYQTWVEETRWWTLIAWGFLTAGKVAGMWWSYEVLGWGGYWAWDPVENASFIPWLLATAFLHTAFVQQTRGAFKTWNFAFVTLAFAATLLGTFLTRSGVIQSVHAFAEGPVGPAFLGFFLFATGLGLGLLSRVSREVRDTALFHPLSREGALLLGAFFFAGWALVVVLGTFYPLLVEAFTGAKVSVGAPFFNQVSAPLGAGILLLMGVGPLLPWRRARGEVLRNLLVLLLALALGTLFGLLRGYTLGASFALGLFLYNAAAIYLLAREGVLARVRAGLSPWGFLANRRRVGSLVVHFAVALMGLAIAFSQTYRLESEKTLYRGEAWEVGGVRMTFQGVRALDEGRRFAVEALLETDRFGEVRPRLHFYPQMNSPLPAPKVIYTPGNDYYFLLMDFDREKGEWASLRLIVTPLVFWMWVAGGLMALGTLYILWPAARPEEARGVSPA, encoded by the coding sequence ATGACCCCGGCCCTTCTCGGCAACCTCGGCGTGAGCCTGGCCCTGGCCTTTAGCCTCCTGGGCCTGGGCCTCGCCCTCCTCGCCTACCTCCAGGGGGACGGGCGCTTCCTAAGGGGGGCGCGGGCCCTCGTGTTTCCTGCCTTCCTCGCTGCGCTTGCCGCCTTCCTCGCCTTGGAGTGGGCCCTTCTCGTCCACGACTTCAGCCTGGCCTACGTGGCGAGGAACCACTCCACCAAGGACCCCCTCTGGGTGACCCTGGTGACCCCGTGGGCGGCCCTCGAGGGCAGCATCCTCCTCTGGGGCCTCCTCCAGACCCTCTACACCCTGCTCGCCAGCCGCAAGCCCTTGGACCCCTGGCGGGCCTCCCTGGTCCTCGCCGTGCTCTTCGGCATCCAGGTCTTCTTCTTCGGGGTCATGGCCACCATCGCGAGCCCCTTTGAGACCCTGCCCGACCCGCCTCCCGACGGCGTGGGCCCGAACCCCCTCCTCCAGAACCACTGGATGATGGCCGTCCACCCCGTCCTCATGTACCTGGGTTTCGTGGGCCTGAGCGTGCCCTACGCCTACGCGGTGGCGGCCATGGCCACCCGGCGCTACCAGACCTGGGTGGAGGAGACCAGGTGGTGGACCCTCATCGCCTGGGGCTTCCTCACCGCGGGGAAGGTGGCGGGGATGTGGTGGAGCTACGAGGTCCTGGGCTGGGGCGGGTACTGGGCCTGGGACCCGGTGGAGAACGCCAGCTTCATCCCCTGGCTCCTCGCCACGGCCTTCCTCCACACGGCCTTCGTCCAGCAGACCCGGGGGGCCTTCAAGACCTGGAACTTTGCCTTCGTGACCCTGGCCTTCGCCGCCACCCTTCTCGGCACCTTCCTCACCCGAAGCGGGGTCATCCAGTCGGTCCACGCCTTCGCCGAGGGCCCCGTGGGGCCTGCCTTCCTCGGCTTCTTCCTCTTTGCCACGGGCCTTGGCCTCGGCCTCCTCTCCCGGGTCTCCCGGGAGGTGCGGGACACCGCCCTTTTCCACCCCCTCTCCCGGGAGGGGGCGCTTCTCCTCGGGGCCTTCTTCTTCGCGGGCTGGGCCCTCGTGGTCGTCCTCGGCACCTTCTACCCCCTTCTTGTGGAGGCCTTCACCGGGGCCAAGGTGAGCGTGGGGGCCCCCTTCTTCAACCAGGTTTCCGCCCCCCTGGGGGCGGGGATCCTCCTCCTCATGGGGGTGGGGCCCCTCCTCCCCTGGCGCAGGGCCCGGGGGGAGGTTTTGCGGAACCTCCTCGTCCTTCTCCTCGCCCTCGCCTTGGGGACCCTATTCGGCCTCCTCCGGGGCTACACCTTGGGGGCCTCCTTCGCCTTGGGGCTCTTCCTCTACAACGCCGCCGCCATCTACCTCCTGGCGCGGGAGGGGGTTTTGGCCCGGGTGCGGGCGGGGCTTTCCCCCTGGGGCTTCTTGGCGAACCGCAGGCGGGTGGGAAGCCTCGTGGTCCACTTCGCCGTGGCCCTCATGGGGCTTGCCATCGCCTTCAGCCAGACCTACCGCCTGGAGAGCGAGAAGACCCTCTACCGGGGAGAGGCCTGGGAGGTGGGGGGCGTGCGCATGACCTTCCAGGGGGTGCGGGCCTTGGACGAGGGGCGGCGCTTCGCCGTGGAGGCCCTTCTAGAGACCGACCGCTTCGGGGAGGTCAGGCCCAGGCTCCACTTCTACCCCCAGATGAATAGCCCCCTTCCCGCCCCCAAGGTCATTTACACCCCGGGGAACGACTACTACTTCCTCCTCATGGACTTTGACCGGGAAAAGGGGGAGTGGGCCTCCCTAAGGCTCATCGTCACCCCCTTGGTCTTCTGGATGTGGGTGGCGGGGGGGCTCATGGCCCTGGGCACCCTTTACATCCTCTGGCCCGCGGCGAGGCCGGAGGAAGCTAGGGGGGTGAGCCCGGCGTGA
- the ccmE gene encoding cytochrome c maturation protein CcmE, translating to MKGKYLLGILVILGALGYMVFGGLGRNLVYFLTPSEYLQDQARYQNRPVRLGGLVKPGTVQYDKDRLELRFVLTDGVAEVPVFHKGTPPGMFKEGQGVVVEGRFQEGVFQGTNLLVKHSETYQPPKEGWTPEEVRKLIEEAQ from the coding sequence GTGAAGGGGAAGTACCTCCTCGGCATTCTGGTCATCCTGGGCGCTTTGGGGTACATGGTCTTCGGGGGGCTTGGGCGGAACCTGGTCTACTTCCTCACCCCTTCGGAGTACCTCCAGGACCAGGCCAGGTACCAGAACCGCCCCGTCCGCCTCGGGGGGCTGGTGAAGCCCGGAACCGTCCAGTACGACAAGGACCGCCTGGAGCTCCGCTTCGTCCTCACGGACGGGGTGGCGGAGGTGCCCGTCTTCCACAAGGGCACGCCCCCGGGCATGTTCAAGGAGGGGCAGGGGGTGGTGGTGGAGGGCCGCTTCCAAGAAGGGGTCTTCCAGGGCACCAACCTCTTGGTGAAGCACTCGGAGACCTACCAGCCCCCCAAGGAAGGCTGGACCCCGGAGGAGGTGCGCAAGCTCATTGAGGAGGCCCAATGA
- the ccsA gene encoding cytochrome c biogenesis protein CcsA, whose amino-acid sequence MQKTALLSRPDGLTWAFLGLGVLLLPLGLYLALAAPPDANQGYLVRIMYLHVPTAWVGYLAFFVTFLYSLLYLFRQDPRHDRVAAASAEIGLVFMGLALVTGMLWARPTWGVYWTWEPRLTTTAILFAVYVGYFLLRGAIEDPELRRKAAAAVGVLGFLNVPISYMSVKWWRSLHQTQSIDLTTGKIHMAPEMLQVLLFHLAVFTLLYLGFVRFRGLVAALEEAKEEA is encoded by the coding sequence ATGCAGAAGACCGCGCTGCTTTCCCGCCCCGACGGCCTCACCTGGGCCTTCCTGGGGCTTGGGGTGTTGCTCCTTCCCCTGGGGCTCTACCTCGCCCTCGCCGCGCCCCCGGACGCCAACCAGGGGTATTTGGTCCGGATCATGTACCTGCACGTTCCCACCGCCTGGGTGGGGTACCTGGCCTTTTTCGTCACCTTCCTCTACTCCCTTCTTTACCTCTTCCGCCAGGACCCGCGGCACGACCGGGTCGCCGCCGCAAGCGCCGAGATCGGCCTCGTCTTCATGGGCCTCGCCCTGGTGACGGGAATGCTCTGGGCCCGGCCCACCTGGGGGGTCTACTGGACCTGGGAGCCCAGGCTCACCACCACGGCCATCCTCTTCGCCGTCTACGTGGGCTACTTCCTCCTGCGGGGGGCCATTGAGGACCCCGAGCTTCGCCGCAAGGCGGCGGCGGCCGTGGGCGTTTTGGGCTTCCTCAACGTGCCCATAAGCTACATGTCGGTCAAGTGGTGGCGGAGCCTGCACCAGACCCAGTCCATTGACCTCACCACGGGCAAGATCCACATGGCCCCGGAGATGCTCCAGGTCCTCCTCTTCCACCTCGCCGTCTTCACGCTTCTGTACCTGGGCTTCGTCCGCTTCCGCGGCCTGGTGGCGGCCCTGGAGGAAGCGAAGGAGGAGGCGTGA
- a CDS encoding heme exporter protein CcmB yields the protein MRRVWLLALRDLRLEVRDRLGVLSALAFLFVNLFVMALALGPEEGALRRAAPGVLWVALAFLSTLLATRAFGRETEEGTLDDLLLVPGSKEWVYFGKLLFQLLVLLPLALLALFGAAGFFHVPLERGGALFLTLALGSLGYASVATFYAGLLSRLRGREVLLPLLLFSLVVPVVLASVRATAGVAEGLPLGEVAPWWQLLLVFDLVYVTASALLFPLVMEG from the coding sequence GTGAGGCGGGTCTGGCTTTTGGCCCTTAGGGACCTCCGCCTCGAGGTCCGGGACCGCCTCGGGGTCCTCTCGGCCCTGGCCTTTCTCTTCGTCAACCTCTTCGTCATGGCCCTGGCCCTGGGCCCGGAGGAGGGGGCGCTCCGCCGGGCGGCCCCCGGGGTCCTTTGGGTGGCCCTGGCCTTCCTCTCCACCCTCCTCGCCACCCGGGCCTTCGGCCGGGAGACGGAGGAGGGGACGCTGGACGACCTCCTTCTCGTTCCCGGGAGCAAGGAGTGGGTCTACTTCGGCAAGCTCCTCTTTCAGCTCCTCGTCCTTTTGCCCTTGGCCCTCCTCGCCCTCTTTGGGGCCGCGGGGTTCTTCCACGTGCCCTTGGAACGCGGGGGGGCCCTCTTCCTCACCCTCGCCCTGGGAAGCCTGGGCTACGCCAGCGTGGCCACCTTCTACGCCGGGCTTTTGAGCCGCCTGAGGGGGCGGGAGGTCCTCCTTCCCCTTCTCCTCTTCTCCCTGGTGGTCCCCGTGGTCCTGGCCTCGGTGCGGGCCACGGCGGGGGTCGCCGAGGGGCTTCCCTTGGGGGAGGTGGCCCCTTGGTGGCAGCTGCTCCTCGTCTTTGACCTGGTCTACGTCACCGCGAGCGCCCTCCTCTTCCCCCTGGTCATGGAGGGGTAG
- a CDS encoding ABC transporter ATP-binding protein — MLLRLEAVSKRFGRDWVLRDLSLALKRGEVVALLGPNGSGKTTLLRLMAGLIRPTRGRVERRGRPLFLPNPPAFHRHLTAREHLLFDLGFHGAQGDWEAALARFALPPDLPLAAFSSGMKKRLALARLLLLRPDLWLLDEPETALDQEGRRLLLEVLEEARKGAGVVLATHDRALAEAVADRAVWLGAA, encoded by the coding sequence ATGCTCTTGCGCCTCGAGGCCGTTTCCAAGCGCTTTGGCCGCGACTGGGTCCTCCGCGATCTGAGCCTTGCCCTAAAGCGGGGAGAGGTGGTGGCCCTCTTGGGCCCGAACGGCTCGGGCAAGACCACCCTCCTCCGCCTCATGGCGGGGCTTATAAGGCCCACCCGGGGCCGGGTGGAGCGAAGGGGAAGGCCCCTCTTCCTCCCCAACCCCCCGGCCTTCCACCGCCACCTCACCGCCCGGGAGCACCTCCTCTTTGACCTGGGTTTCCACGGGGCGCAAGGGGACTGGGAGGCGGCCTTGGCCCGCTTCGCCCTTCCCCCGGACCTTCCCCTCGCCGCCTTCTCCAGCGGGATGAAGAAGCGCCTCGCCCTCGCCCGCCTCCTCCTCCTGAGGCCCGACCTCTGGCTTTTGGACGAGCCGGAGACGGCCTTGGACCAGGAGGGGCGGAGGCTCCTTCTGGAGGTCTTGGAGGAGGCCCGGAAGGGCGCCGGGGTGGTCCTCGCCACCCACGACCGGGCCCTGGCCGAGGCGGTGGCCGACCGGGCGGTGTGGCTGGGGGCGGCGTGA